The following proteins are encoded in a genomic region of Brachypodium distachyon strain Bd21 chromosome 1, Brachypodium_distachyon_v3.0, whole genome shotgun sequence:
- the LOC100821076 gene encoding DExH-box ATP-dependent RNA helicase DExH14, which yields MLAPLPRLTCSLRAHFDADQAYLLRKAVLQARIPPRPHDEWELARRIVPNWDDAPSDVRQAYKQFIGAVVELLNGEVVSEEFQQVAQSVYRLFGGNVAQFGAAAKSLEKRNELESLVGYSVQESVLKKLAQFAQKLHSLQGVSIQEFVQEDKKDAAGDDTSEFGASFDFKAPSRFIIDVTLDDDLPFGSGVLIPFENELDDACSTSINCNSTASGGSVNLRWLKDQCDLITRSGGSMLSGDELAMALCRVLRSHKAGDEIAGELLDLVGDAAFEIVQDLLSHRKELGDAIQHGLTILKSEKLSSSNQPKMPSYGTQVTVQTEYERQLEKSKRKEGRRAKRGAEHGTNDIGADDFSSLLLASERKQPFDDMIGTGEGESSFTVTSLPQGTTRKHMKGYEEVKIPPTPTAPLRPNEKLIEIRELDDIAQAAFQGYKSLNRVQSRIFQATYNTNENILVCAPTGAGKTNIAMIAVLHEVKQHFREGILHKNEFKIVYVAPMKALAAEVTATFGRRLSPLNLVVRELTGDMQLTKNEIEETQMIVTTPEKWDVITRKSSDMSLSMLVKLIIIDEVHLLNDDRGSVIETLVARTLRQVESMQSMIRIVGLSATLPTYLEVAQFLRVNADTGLFYFDSSYRPVPLAQQYIGITERDYAKKNELFNSLCYEKVVEAIKQGHQALVFVHTRKDTGKTARTLIDLAAKSGELELFSNADHPQYSLIKKDVGKAKSREVVEFFESGFGIHNAGMIRSDRSLMERLFSDGLLKVLVCTATLAWGVNLPAHTVVIKGTQLYDAKAGGWKDLGMLDVMQIFGRAGRPQFDKSGEGIIITTHDKLAYYLRLLTSQLPIESQFLGSLKDNLNAEVALGTVTNVREACAWLGYTYLFIRMKTNPLVYGITWEEVIGDPSMGAKQRAFIIDAARALDKAKMMRYDEKSGNFYCTELGRIASHFYLQYSSVETYNEMLRRHMSESEVINMVAHSSEFENIVVREEEQDELETLARKACPMEIKGGPTDKHGKISILIQVYISRASIDSSSLHSDAQYISQSLARIMRALFEICLRRGWSEMTSLLLEYCKAVDRKIWPHLHPLRQFERDLSPEIMWKLEERNVDLDRLYEMEDKDIGALIRYSHQGRIVKQYVGYFPYVNLSASVSPITRTVLKVDLLITPEFEWKDRYHGMSERWLIIVEDSENDTIYHSELFTLTKRMARGAPTKISFNIPIFEPHPPQYYIRAISDSWLHAESLFTVSFHNLTLPQTQITHTELLDLKPLPLSALGNKTYEDLYRFTHFNPIQTQAFHVLYHTDTNVLLGAPTGSGKTISAELAMLHLFNTQPDMKVVYIAPLKAIVRERMNDWRQRLVTQLGKKMVEMTGDFTPDMMALLSADIIISTPEKWDGISRSWHSRSYVMKVGLMILDEIHLLGADRGPILEVIVSRMRYISSQTERSIRFVGLSTALANARDLADWLGVRDDGLFNFKPSVRPVPLEVHIQGYPGKFYCPRMNSMNKPAYAAICTHSPDKPVLIFVSSRRQTRLTALDLIQLAASDEKPRQFLSMADNSLDMILSQVTDSNLRHTLQFGIGLHHAGLNDRDRSLVEELFSNNKIQVLVCTSTLAWGVNLPAHLVIIKGTEFYDGKTKRYVDYVITDILQMMGRAGRPQYDQHGKAVILVHEPKKSFYKKFLYEPFPVESNLREHLHDHINAEIVSSTIGNKEEAIIYLTWTYLYRRLVVNPSYYGLEDTETYTLNSYLSRLVETTFEDLEDSGCIKVDDHSVESLILGKIASQYYLSYLTVSMFGSNIGPSTSLEAFVHILSAAAEFDELPVRHNEDNLNRTLCEKVPFSVDQHRLDDPHVKANLLFQAHFSRAELPISDYITDLKSVLDQSIRIIQAMIDVCANSGWLSSALTCMHLLQMIIQGLWFERDSSLRMLPSMSDSLLVHLKGRGVSTVPTLLSCSREELHKLVQPFAASELYQDLQHFPRLDVKVNLQGEDKEQSKPPMLNIRMQIKNSRRSSRAFSPKFPKAKQEAWWLVLGNVASSELYGLKRISFTDRVLSTRMKLPQMFDVQETKLIVVSDCYLGFDQEISLGHLAKVV from the exons ATGCTCGCGCCGCTCCCGCGCTTGACGTGCTCTCTCCGCGCCCACTTCGACGCCGACCAGGCCTATCTCCTCCGCAAGGCCGTGCTCCAAGCCCGCATTCCCCCAAG GCCGCATGACGAGTGGGAGCTCGCCCGGAGGATCGTGCCCAACTGGGACGACG CTCCCAGCGATGTGCGTCAGGCGTATAAGCAATTTATCGGCGcagtggtggagttgttgAATGGGGAGGTGGTGTCTGAGGAATTCCAGCAGGTTGCTCAGTCTGTGTATAGGTTGTTTGGTGGTAATGTTGCGCAGTTTGGCGCTGCTGCGAAGTCCCTTGAGAAAAG GAATGAATTGGAGAGCCTTGTGGGCTACAGTGTGCAAGAGTCAGTTTTAAAAAAGCTAGCTCAGTTTGCTCAGAAGCTACATTCCCTTCAAGGGGTGAGCATTCAGGAATTTGTTCAAGAAGACAAAAAGGATGCAGCTGGAGATGATACAAGTGAATTCGGGGCAAGCTTTGATTTCAAAGCACCTTCTCGTTTCATTATTGATGTCACTCTTGATGATGACCTACCCTTTGGAAGTGGTGTGTTAATACCATTTGAAAACGAGCTGGATGATGCCTGCAGCACATCCATAAACTGTAATTCAACTGCTTCTGGGGGTTCTGTGAATTTGAGGTGGCTAAAAGATCAGTGTGATCTAATTACTAGAAGTGGTGGCTCAATGCTCTCGGGAGATGAACTTGCAATGGCTTTGTGCAGAGTGCTCCGTTCACATAAAGCGGGCGATGAG ATAGCTGGTGAACTGTTGGACCTGGTCGGGGATGCTGCCTTTGAAATAGTTCAGGATCTTCTTTCA CATAGGAAAGAGCTAGGGGATGCTATTCAGCATGGATTGACAATATTGAAATCGGAAAAGCTGTCTTCGAGTAATCAACCAAAGATGCCATCATATGGCACACAG GTAACAGTACAAACAGAGTATGAGCGTCAGCTTGAGAAGAGTAAGAGGAAAGAGGGAAGACGTGCTAAACGTGGtgcagaacatggaacaaATGATATTGGTGCTGATGATTTCTCATCCCTTCTTCTCGCAAGTGAAAGAAAGCAGCCATTTGATGATATGATCGGTACTGGAGAAGGGGAAAGTAGTTTTACAGTAACTTCTCTCCCTCAAGGAACCACAAGGAAACATATGAAGGGGTATGAAGAAGTGAAAATTCCACCAACTCCAACAGCGCCATTGAGACCCAATGAGAAACTG ATTGAAATAAGAGAATTGGATGATATCGCCCAAGCTGCCTTCCAGGGATACAAGTCACTCAACCGTGTTCAGAGTCGTATTTTTCAAGCGACATACAACACCAACGAGAATATTCTA GTTTGTGCTCCGACAGGTGCTGGCAAAACGAATATTGCAATGATCGCAGTTCTTCATGAG GTTAAACAGCACTTCAGGGAAGGCATTTTGCATAAAAATGAGTTCAAGATAGTCTATGTTGCACCAATGAAG GCATTGGCTGCAGAGGTAACCGCAACATTCGGTCGTCGATTATCTCCATTGAACCTGGTTGTTAGAGAACTTACAGGCGACATGCAGTTGACCAAAAATGAGATTGAGGAAACACAG ATGATAGTGACTACTCCTGAGAAGTGGGACGTCATTACGCGCAAAAGCAGTGACATGTCACTGTCAATGTTGGTCAAGCTGATAATCATTGACGAAGTGCACCTGCTAAATGATGATAGAGGGTCAGTAATTGAGACACTAGTTGCTCGAACTCTTCGTCAG GTTGAATCCATGCAATCAATGATTCGCATTGTTGGCCTATCTGCTACACTGCCTACTTACTTAGAG GTTGCGCAATTTCTGAGGGTCAATGCGGACACTGGCCTTTTCTACTTTGACTCAAGTTACCGTCCAGTTCCTCTTGCTCAACAGTACATTGGAATCACTGAAAGGGATTACgccaagaaaaatgaactttTCAATAGTCTCTGCTATGAGAAG GTTGTGGAGGCCATTAAGCAAGGTCATCAAGCACTGGTTTTTGTTCATACCCGCAAGGATACCGGGAAAACCGCTAGAACCCTA ATTGATCTAGCTGCAAAATCAGGGGAATTGGAGTTATTTTCAAATGCAGACCATCCCCAATATTCATTAATCAAG AAAGATGTTGGTAAAGCTAAAAGTCGTGAAGTTGTAGAATTTTTCGAATCTGGATTTGGCATACATAATGCTGGAATGATACGTTCTGACAGAAGTTTGATGGAGCGCTTGTTTTCCGATGGTCTCTTGAAA GTCCTTGTTTGTACAGCAACATTGGCTTGGGGAGTGAACTTACCAGCTCATACAGTTGTTATAAAG GGCACACAACTTTATGATGCTAAAGCTGGCGGATGGAAAGATCTGGGGATGCTCGATGTGATGCAG ATCTTTGGACGAGCTGGGAGGCCACAGTTTGATAAAAGTGGTGAAGGAATTATTATCACGACACATGACAAGTTGGCTTATTACTTGAGATTATTGACTAGTCAGCTTCCGATAGAAAGCCAG TTCCTTGGATCTTTGAAAGATAATTTGAATGCCGAGGTTGCCTTGGGTACTGTAACCAATGTCAGGGAGGCCTGTGCCTGGCTTGGCTATACATACTTGTTTATAAGAATGAAGACTAATCCTCTTGTGTATGGGATAACTTGGGAAGAG GTGATTGGAGATCCTTCCATGGGTGCCAAGCAACGAGCATTTATTATTGATGCTGCACGTGCGCTAGACAAGGCTAAAATGATGCGCTACGACGAAAAGAGCGGCAACTTCTACTGCACAGAGCTAGGTCGAATTGCTAGCCACTTTTATCTTCAGTACTCCAGTGTTGAGACATACAACGAGATGCTTCGTCGTCACATGAGTGAAAGTGAG GTGATCAATATGGTGGCCCATTCATCTGAATTTGAAAATATTGTagtcagagaagaagaacaagacgAATTAGAAACACTTGCAAGGAAAGCATGCCCAATGGAAATTAAGGGTGGGCCGACTGACAAGCATGGAAAAATTTCAATTCTGATTCAG GTTTACATCTCCCGTGCTTCAATTGATAGCTCATCCTTACACTCAGACGCCCAATATATTAGTCAAAGCTTGGCTCGCATTATGAGGGCGTTATTTGAGATTTGTCTGCGTCGAGGGTGGTCTGAGATGACTTCATTATTATTGGAATATTGCAAGGCTGTGGATCGCAAAATATGGCCACATCTCCATCCACTTAGGCAGTTCGAGAGGGATCTTTCCCCTGAG ATAATGTGGAAACTCGAGGAAAGAAATGTGGACCTGGATCGTCTTTATGAGATGGAGGATAAGGACATTGGAGCTCTGATTCGTTATTCTCATCAGGGAAGG ATAGTTAAGCAGTATGTTGGATACTTCCCATATGTCAACTTATCTGCTTCTGTGAGTCCAATCACCAGGACTGTTCTTAAA GTGGACCTGCTTATAACTCCTGAATTCGAGTGGAAGGATCGTTATCATGGCATGTCAGAACGATGGCTGATTATCGTGGAG GATTCTGAAAATGATACTATATATCATTCAGAGCTCTTCACACTAACAAAGAGGATGGCAAGAGGGGCACCTACAAAGATATCTTTTAATATACCGATCTTTGAGCCTCATCCGCCGCAGTACTATATCCGAGCCATATCAGACTCCTGGTTACATGCAGAGTCACTCTTTACTGTCTCTTTTCATAATCTTACATTGCCACAG ACACAAATAACACACACTGAACTTTTGGACTTGAAGCCTCTTCCACTAAGCGCTCTTGGCAACAAAACTTATGAAGATCTGTACAGATTTACCCATTTCAATCCGATACAAACACAG GCTTTCCATGTTCTTTATCACACTGATACCAATGTACTCTTGGGAGCTCCAACGGGAAGTGGAAAGACGATTTCTGCCGAACTAGCAATGCTTCATCTTTTCAACACCCAACCAGATATGAAG GTAGTTTACATTGCTCCTCTAAAAGCTATAGTGCGAGAACGGATGAATGATTGGAGACAACGGCTTGTAACTCAGCTTGGGAAGAAGATG GTCGAGATGACTGGTGACTTTACACCTGATATGATGGCACTATTATCAGCTGATATCATAATTTCTACCCCTGAAAAGTGGGATGGGATTAGTCGCAGTTGGCACAGTAGAAGTTATGTTATGAAG GTTGGACTCATGATATTAGATGAGATACATCTTCTTGGAGCTGACCGTGGGCCTATTCTTGAG GTCATTGTGTCAAGAATGCGATACATATCATCACAAACGGAACGTTCAATTCGATTTGTTGGTTTATCAACAGCATTAGCCAATGCTCG TGACTTGGCTGATTGGTTGGGTGTCAGAGATGATGGTCTATTTAATTTCAAGCCCAGTGTGCGGCCGGTACCTCTTGAAGTGCATATTCAG GGATATCCTGGGAAGTTCTACTGCCCGAGAATGAATAGCATGAATAAACCAGCATATGCAGCCATATGTACTCATTCACCTGATAAACCAGTTCTCATTTTTGTGTCATCACGTCGACAAACAAGACTTACAGCTCTTGATCTTATTCAG CTTGCGGCATCAGATGAAAAACCAAGGCAGTTCCTTAGCATGGCAGATAACTCTCTAGACATGATTCTTTCACAAGTCACTGACAGCAATTTGAGACATACGCTTCAGTTTGGAATAGGTCTGCATCATGCAGGTCTAAATGATAGAGATAGATCCTTGGTCGAGGAACTCTTTTCAAACAACAAGATTCAG GTGCTGGTATGCACTAGCACACTGGCTTGGGGTGTCAATCTTCCAGCTCACCTGGTCATAATCAAG GGTACTGAATTCTATGATGGGAAAACAAAAAGATATGTCGATTATGTTATCACAGATATTCTGCAAATGATGGGTCGTGCAGGCCGACCACAATATGACCAACATGGCAAGGCTGTTATTCTCGTACATGAACCAAAAAAGAGCTTTTATAAGAAG TTCCTCTATGAACCATTCCCAGTTGAAAGTAATCTGAGGGAGCACTTGCATGACCACATAAATGCAGAGATTGTTTCTAGCACAATCGGTAATAAAGAGGAGGCAATTATTTATCTTACTTGGACTTACCTATATCGCAGACTg GTTGTTAATCCATCTTACTATGGATTGGAAGATACTGAAACATATACCTTGAATTCTTACCTCTCGAG GTTAGTGGAAACTACATTTGAAGATTTGGAAGACAGTGGATGCATAAAAGTGGATGACCATTCTGTGGAGTCCTTGATTTTGGGGAAAATAGCGTCACAATATTACCTTAGTTACCTTACCGTCTCAATGTTTGGGTCAAATATTGGTCCCAGTACATCACTGGAA GCCTTTGTGCACATACTATCCGCTGCAGCGGAATTTGATGAGCTTCCTGTACGTCATAACGAG GATAACTTGAATCGAACACTCTGTGAAAAGGTCCCTTTTTCAGTTGATCAGCACCGCCTCGATGACCCACATGTTAAGGCTAATTTACTCTTTCAG GCACACTTCTCCAGAGCAGAATTACCTATTAGTGACTATATCACTGACTTGAAATCAGTTCTTGATCAGAGCATACGTATTATACAAGCAATGATTGACGTATGTGCCAACAGTGGATGGCTTTCAAGTGCATTGACTTGTATGCATCTATTACAAATGATCATACAG GGTCTCTGGTTTGAGAGAGATTCATCACTTCGCATGTTACCATCCATGAGTGATAGTCTTCTAGTTCATCTTAAAGGTAGAGGAGTTTCAACAGTTCCGACCTTGCTCAGTTGTTCTCGTGAAGAATTACATAAGTTGGTTCAACCGTTTGCTGCTTCAGAGTTGTATCAG GATCTGCAACATTTCCCTCGCCTCGATGTAAAAGTTAATCTACAGGGTGAAGATAAGGAGCAGTCCAAACCTCCAATGTTGAACATCAGaatgcaaataaaaaattcaCGGCGCTCATCGAGAGCATTTTCGCCTAAATTCCCCAAG GCAAAACAAGAAGCTTGGTGGCTAGTCCTAGGGAATGTTGCAAGCTCAGAGCTATATGGTCTGAAAAGAATTAGTTTTACAGATCGTGTCCTTAGCACTCGCATGAAATTGCCACAGATGTTTGATGTCCAG GAAACGAAGCTGATTGTGGTGTCAGATTGCTACCTTGGGTTTGATCAGGAGATCTCTCTTGGGCATCTAGCAAAGGTTGTCTGA